Proteins encoded by one window of Mariniplasma anaerobium:
- a CDS encoding hybrid sensor histidine kinase/response regulator: MKFNSKKTNQQQKSKHLNNICMSFSMNEHDKLILSDELASFLSIKSPTDLIVFKTLFLPSEDSIIDDIFVSQKKSSVLVELLEHKICRLSYDHLKQIGYMLYLPEITSFKKDLSISKELLKKQESFLYQMSHELKTPLSAISSYLDLLRQKDLDKDSMTYINQIQKAYDQGLYQMNSILDLSKLNYQHTILKDDQIVLKTIFEDVYHMFKASIENKGLLFHITHHDDFSFISDQAMIKQVLTNLISNSIKFTEHGSISIETFLVENNSTHELNICLSDTGIGMTDDEQKQIFSTFSQANESISKLYGGSGLGLSISQKLISLLNGSIKVESQYKVGTSFTINIPIILLKNTPSKDIIEQDFKKPKPGLSILIAEDNVLSADATLNLLKQINLNAQIAKNGKEAVQMFLEYPFDLILMDVSMPLLNGFEASLKIREKDSQIPIIAMTANTYQDHHKKCMDAKMNDVLYKPFKSQELYHIINKYTK, encoded by the coding sequence ATGAAATTTAACTCTAAAAAGACAAATCAGCAGCAAAAATCTAAACATTTAAATAATATATGCATGTCTTTTTCGATGAATGAGCATGATAAACTAATTTTATCTGATGAATTAGCCTCATTTTTATCTATAAAATCTCCAACTGATTTAATAGTATTTAAAACCTTATTTTTGCCTTCTGAAGATTCAATTATAGATGATATATTTGTTTCACAAAAGAAAAGTTCTGTTTTAGTTGAACTTTTAGAACATAAGATATGTAGACTTAGTTATGATCATTTAAAACAAATTGGTTATATGCTTTATCTACCTGAAATCACTAGTTTTAAAAAGGATTTAAGTATTTCAAAAGAGCTGTTAAAGAAACAAGAATCATTTTTATATCAAATGAGTCATGAATTAAAAACCCCTTTATCAGCTATATCTAGCTATCTTGATTTACTTAGACAAAAGGATTTAGATAAAGACTCTATGACATATATAAATCAAATACAAAAAGCATATGATCAAGGGCTGTATCAAATGAATTCAATTCTTGACTTATCAAAATTAAATTATCAGCATACAATATTAAAAGACGATCAAATTGTTTTAAAAACTATATTTGAAGATGTTTATCATATGTTTAAAGCTTCAATAGAAAATAAAGGGTTATTGTTTCATATAACTCATCATGATGACTTTTCATTTATAAGTGATCAAGCAATGATTAAACAAGTACTTACAAATTTAATATCAAATTCAATTAAATTTACAGAACACGGATCTATTTCAATAGAAACATTTCTAGTTGAAAACAATAGTACCCATGAACTTAATATTTGTCTTTCCGATACAGGTATTGGTATGACTGATGATGAGCAAAAACAAATTTTTTCTACATTTTCTCAGGCTAATGAAAGCATATCAAAACTCTATGGTGGCTCTGGTTTAGGATTATCAATAAGTCAAAAATTAATATCCTTACTAAATGGCTCAATAAAAGTTGAAAGTCAATACAAAGTTGGAACAAGTTTTACAATTAATATTCCTATTATACTTCTTAAAAATACACCTTCTAAAGACATAATAGAGCAAGATTTTAAAAAACCAAAACCTGGATTATCCATTTTGATTGCTGAAGATAATGTCTTAAGTGCAGATGCAACACTTAATTTATTAAAACAAATAAATCTTAATGCACAAATCGCTAAAAATGGTAAAGAGGCTGTTCAGATGTTTTTAGAATATCCTTTTGACTTAATTTTAATGGATGTATCAATGCCACTTTTAAATGGCTTTGAAGCTAGTCTTAAAATCAGAGAAAAAGATTCACAGATTCCAATTATCGCAATGACTGCAAATACTTATCAGGATCATCATAAAAAATGTATGGATGCTAAAATGAATGATGTTTTATATAAACCTTTTAAATCGCAGGAACTCTATCACATCATCAATAAATATACGAAATAA
- a CDS encoding GGDEF domain-containing phosphodiesterase: MNMFRIYEIDPVLTYVLFLIIIAVLVVFIYFLARSFFKERKRIMEERALTIEGVLTRSEIHSVIASYIARSSKETQFSLIYIDLDKFTDFVNAFGKSESEKIIEKIIKNIENVLPKGVKISRMQNDEFLIFLTMDFDRTEAVDMANKIKAALAKPIRLFGDTMISATASIAIAFYPIHGSNLKDLLSSMQIATYIIKKGGGDNIRVYSEEMSDQGGEHVEYYYQIKHAIQHKEFQLYYHPMINTKTKDIYGVEALIRWNHPEHGLLSPFKFLGIMEQSGDVHWIGLWGLETLIKTYQELNQVFPKKDIKFSMNLSPKQLMNQSLPGDFQKILKKYRMNAEHIILEIIEFAVFEKQENIFNNLKLFKEMGFKIAIDGFGLDYQTLSKVEKMDIDIIKLDNEFLKESEAYMKAKFATLLIDFAHKNEYEIISEMIETKEMMEESKNYDIHIMQGFYFTKPLSAEALRGYIGTDAWNNQL, from the coding sequence ATGAATATGTTTAGAATTTATGAGATAGATCCAGTATTAACTTACGTCTTATTTCTCATTATCATTGCAGTTTTAGTTGTTTTTATCTACTTTTTAGCGCGTTCATTTTTTAAAGAACGCAAACGTATTATGGAAGAAAGAGCTTTAACTATAGAAGGTGTGCTTACAAGATCTGAAATTCATTCTGTAATTGCATCATATATTGCTAGATCTAGTAAAGAAACACAATTTAGTTTAATTTATATTGATTTAGATAAATTCACGGATTTTGTCAATGCATTTGGAAAAAGCGAAAGCGAAAAGATCATTGAAAAAATTATTAAGAATATTGAAAATGTTTTACCAAAAGGTGTAAAAATCTCAAGAATGCAAAATGATGAATTCTTAATATTTTTGACAATGGATTTTGATAGAACAGAAGCAGTCGATATGGCTAATAAAATAAAAGCAGCATTAGCTAAACCTATTCGCCTATTTGGCGATACAATGATTAGCGCAACTGCATCTATTGCCATTGCATTTTATCCTATTCATGGTAGTAATCTTAAAGATCTATTAAGCTCTATGCAAATCGCAACTTATATCATTAAAAAAGGCGGTGGAGATAACATTAGAGTTTATTCAGAAGAGATGAGTGATCAAGGTGGAGAGCATGTTGAGTATTATTATCAAATTAAGCATGCCATCCAACATAAAGAGTTCCAATTATATTATCATCCAATGATTAATACAAAAACTAAAGATATTTATGGAGTTGAAGCACTTATTAGATGGAATCATCCAGAGCATGGTCTACTTTCTCCATTTAAGTTCTTAGGTATCATGGAACAATCAGGAGATGTACATTGGATTGGTTTATGGGGATTAGAAACATTAATTAAAACATATCAAGAGTTAAATCAAGTTTTTCCTAAAAAAGATATTAAGTTTTCAATGAACTTAAGTCCTAAACAATTAATGAATCAATCACTTCCAGGTGATTTCCAAAAGATTTTAAAGAAGTATAGAATGAATGCAGAACATATTATTTTAGAAATCATCGAGTTTGCAGTTTTTGAAAAACAAGAAAATATATTCAACAATCTAAAACTATTTAAAGAAATGGGATTCAAAATTGCGATTGATGGATTTGGTCTTGATTATCAAACATTATCTAAAGTTGAAAAAATGGATATTGATATTATAAAACTTGATAATGAGTTCTTAAAAGAATCAGAAGCATATATGAAAGCGAAATTTGCGACTCTACTTATTGATTTTGCACATAAGAATGAATATGAAATCATTAGTGAAATGATTGAAACTAAAGAAATGATGGAAGAATCTAAAAATTATGATATTCACATCATGCAAGGATTCTATTTTACAAAACCTTTATCAGCAGAAGCACTAAGAGGCTATATTGGAACAGATGCATGGAATAATCAATTATAA
- a CDS encoding NUDIX hydrolase, with protein MTYIDLIEKYEPYNEQEVRDKKAILDFISQNDNHLVRTNLVAHLTSSAIVLNKDYTKVLFAFHNIYQSWSWLGGHLDGDKDLLKVAIKETKEETGIKHVKAFSSDIFMIDVIYVSNHIKHKKYVGDHLHLNVTFLLVGDESDTLVVKKDENQDVRWFDLDDVFNHISEERMVPVFKKAIQKIKQIIV; from the coding sequence ATGACTTATATAGACCTTATAGAAAAATACGAACCATATAATGAACAAGAAGTTAGAGACAAGAAAGCTATATTAGATTTTATTAGTCAAAATGATAATCATCTAGTTAGAACAAATTTAGTTGCGCATTTAACTTCTTCAGCAATAGTTTTAAATAAAGATTACACAAAAGTATTATTTGCATTTCATAATATTTATCAATCATGGAGTTGGTTGGGAGGCCACCTTGATGGAGATAAAGATTTATTAAAAGTAGCAATCAAAGAAACAAAAGAAGAAACTGGAATTAAACATGTCAAAGCTTTTTCTAGTGACATTTTTATGATTGATGTAATCTATGTCAGCAATCATATCAAGCATAAAAAATATGTTGGAGATCATCTTCATTTAAATGTAACTTTTTTACTTGTTGGAGATGAATCAGATACATTAGTCGTTAAAAAAGATGAAAACCAAGACGTAAGATGGTTTGATCTTGATGATGTATTTAATCATATTAGTGAAGAAAGAATGGTTCCAGTATTTAAAAAAGCAATTCAAAAAATAAAGCAAATTATTGTATGA
- a CDS encoding methylated-DNA--[protein]-cysteine S-methyltransferase, with the protein MKNIGYFDSPIGFIEYTYEFNKLYNMQINDKLQRPLKDYQKNSWINKQLDAYFKNELTEFKIEVGFSSYTPFQQEVFQALLNIPYGQTRSYEEIAKTIGRPKAFRAVGQACKKNPIGIVIPCHRVIGKDHSLTGYSGKEYIHIKEKLLNIEKNL; encoded by the coding sequence ATGAAAAATATCGGTTATTTTGATTCACCAATCGGGTTTATTGAATATACGTATGAATTTAATAAACTATATAATATGCAAATTAATGATAAACTACAAAGACCTTTAAAAGACTATCAAAAAAATTCATGGATCAATAAACAACTTGATGCCTATTTTAAAAACGAACTTACAGAGTTTAAAATAGAAGTTGGATTTTCAAGTTATACACCGTTTCAACAAGAAGTCTTTCAAGCATTATTAAATATACCTTATGGTCAAACAAGAAGTTATGAAGAAATAGCTAAAACTATTGGTAGACCTAAAGCTTTTAGAGCAGTTGGGCAAGCGTGCAAAAAAAATCCGATAGGAATTGTAATTCCTTGTCATCGGGTTATTGGTAAAGATCATTCTTTAACTGGGTATTCAGGTAAGGAATATATACATATCAAGGAAAAACTATTAAATATAGAAAAAAATCTCTAG
- a CDS encoding phosphoenolpyruvate carboxykinase (GTP) has product MQSFSELEKWVDEVKNLCQPDSIHFVTGDKAEEKSFFEELVRDQKAIQLNPLLRPNSYAFFSDPSDVARVEKRTFIASNKKEDAGPTNNWIEPQKLKKIMTKLYKGSMKGRTMYVIPYVMGPIDAPISKIGIEITDSLYVVVNMIKMTRTGTQVLDKIKNETPFYIGLHSIGAPKKNGVIDSMWPCAKMQKKYIAHFPDEKLIWSYGSGYGGNALLGKKCLALRIASKIAYDEGWMAEHMLILKLTNPDLESKYILGAFPSACGKTNLSMLIPTIPGWKVETIGDDIAWIWMKEDGKLYAINPEKGFFGVAKGTSYRSNPNAMKAIEKNTIFTNVALTDDLDVWWEGIDKEKPKHLKDWQLHNYDISCTYPAAHPNSRFTVEATESPVLANEWEDPNGVLISAILIGGRRPSTIPLVHEALSWKHGVFMGSMMGSEITAATISDQIGMVRRDPFAMLPFIGYHVGDYLQHWIDMGQKANQEFLPKIYYVNWFRKNDDGQFMWPGFGENSRVLKWIFERVDQKASAKLTPIGYVPDRDSIDLSNLDVSEKDIEALTEIDVNLWFDEVKSIRAYYKTIGNKCPIDLVNELNQLEFRLKNYVQ; this is encoded by the coding sequence ATGCAGAGTTTTTCAGAATTAGAAAAATGGGTTGATGAAGTTAAAAATCTATGTCAACCAGATAGTATTCATTTTGTTACGGGGGATAAAGCAGAAGAAAAATCATTTTTTGAAGAACTCGTTAGAGACCAAAAGGCAATTCAGTTAAATCCTTTACTAAGGCCAAATTCATACGCTTTTTTTAGTGATCCTTCTGATGTTGCAAGAGTTGAAAAAAGGACTTTTATTGCATCAAATAAAAAGGAAGATGCTGGTCCTACTAATAATTGGATAGAACCGCAAAAACTTAAAAAGATAATGACAAAACTATATAAAGGTTCCATGAAAGGAAGAACGATGTATGTGATTCCTTATGTTATGGGACCTATAGATGCACCTATTTCTAAGATAGGTATTGAAATAACTGATAGTTTATATGTTGTTGTAAATATGATAAAAATGACTCGTACAGGTACACAAGTTTTAGATAAAATAAAAAATGAAACACCATTTTATATTGGCTTACATTCTATTGGAGCACCTAAAAAAAATGGAGTCATTGATAGTATGTGGCCATGTGCAAAAATGCAAAAAAAATATATAGCACATTTTCCTGATGAAAAACTTATTTGGTCTTATGGATCTGGATATGGTGGGAATGCTTTGTTAGGTAAAAAATGTTTAGCACTAAGAATCGCATCTAAAATCGCATATGATGAAGGATGGATGGCTGAACATATGCTTATTTTAAAATTAACAAATCCAGATTTAGAATCTAAATATATTTTAGGAGCTTTTCCAAGTGCATGCGGGAAAACAAATCTTTCCATGCTAATACCAACTATTCCAGGCTGGAAAGTTGAAACTATTGGTGATGATATTGCTTGGATATGGATGAAAGAAGATGGAAAGCTTTATGCAATTAATCCAGAAAAAGGTTTTTTTGGAGTAGCTAAAGGCACTTCTTATCGTTCAAATCCTAATGCGATGAAAGCAATTGAAAAAAATACAATCTTTACAAATGTTGCCTTAACAGATGATCTAGATGTTTGGTGGGAAGGCATTGATAAAGAAAAACCAAAACATTTAAAAGATTGGCAATTGCATAATTATGATATTTCATGTACGTATCCAGCAGCGCATCCAAATTCAAGATTTACAGTTGAAGCAACTGAATCTCCAGTTTTAGCCAATGAATGGGAAGATCCAAATGGAGTTTTGATATCAGCAATTTTAATTGGAGGTAGAAGACCTTCAACTATACCACTTGTACATGAAGCTCTATCATGGAAACATGGTGTGTTTATGGGCTCTATGATGGGATCAGAAATAACTGCAGCAACGATTTCAGATCAAATAGGCATGGTCAGAAGAGATCCTTTTGCAATGCTTCCTTTTATAGGATATCATGTAGGTGATTATCTGCAACATTGGATAGATATGGGACAAAAAGCAAATCAAGAATTTTTGCCTAAAATTTATTATGTCAATTGGTTTAGAAAAAATGATGATGGTCAGTTTATGTGGCCAGGTTTTGGCGAAAACTCAAGAGTATTAAAATGGATTTTTGAAAGAGTTGATCAAAAAGCCTCAGCAAAACTTACACCAATAGGTTATGTACCAGATAGAGACTCTATTGATTTGTCTAATTTAGATGTGAGTGAAAAAGATATCGAAGCTTTAACTGAAATTGATGTTAACCTATGGTTTGATGAGGTTAAATCAATAAGAGCATATTATAAAACAATTGGTAATAAGTGTCCAATAGATTTAGTCAATGAATTAAATCAATTAGAATTTAGATTAAAAAATTATGTCCAGTGA
- a CDS encoding putative bifunctional diguanylate cyclase/phosphodiesterase: protein MKRYTWKLGIAFVISYIILMVVVVFAYTQISQNFIMNQAEDQLTESGEVVSKQIELQLTYDYANFENLVTGFIEDSLDPLVELDNRSDTITILGGTYSHFGSIDIDNRQVTINDQTYDFTDNFTTYNFNQQIGFYNFKRAFGTEDMTMYGVFKVDEYVAMFELEPYMATFLTAEKIENEYVFMGEENTIYVSSTLNPDEILFYNYLREAGYSEDHIDTIKEVVVNHESGIFSLNFLDQNSILSFVPVFSDLTPATYYLVQIYEETTVINSLTYLSTTLWALFAVIFVLFSITIIVIYKILEEKIHDIENARLSLYYAKPYIIKVKKSGKIRSYNRAFNQLLGDTDTYSNIADFVIKESFEETSVVERLHRQKAFTMILEIMDKAVYIRFIVTRSTGGYILVGDDITHIEGKFDEFEKLALFNPVTNLPNQNVLISDLDKVFQDQEILEQFNVIVTFDIVAFSKISLVLGEESGDRFLQFIAELAKESLENYPAKLYNLRVDQFAILFTNLESYQWINTWVDLFLNKLDKPITMDRNFLNVDVKIGIFNIESQKYEILTSEICLENAKLALNHAKESSTKPSFLYDVSLSLVASREQRMELDLANAITNQEFQMALQAQYSNVEERIIGFEALIRWTNPKYSAESPLKFIQMAEHNNMIVDIGRIALHETFLIAKELEPYNVHISINVSPVQMLQAGFVNEVISIFEQYDLKPGSISLEITETFLIDSFELVINKLNIFKRHGFNIHLDDFGTGYSSLQYLRDLPINTIKIDKAFIDDVETDAHSRAIVTMISNLAKNIDLDVIAEGVETERQNNIVFKAGCNVIQGYLIGPPVPKEVAIKLIEDYNINKTKKIHVIKTKTREAKR, encoded by the coding sequence ATGAAGAGATATACTTGGAAACTTGGAATAGCATTTGTCATCTCCTACATCATATTGATGGTTGTAGTTGTTTTTGCATATACTCAAATATCTCAAAATTTTATTATGAATCAAGCAGAAGACCAGTTAACTGAATCCGGAGAAGTTGTTTCTAAACAAATTGAACTTCAACTAACTTATGATTATGCAAATTTTGAAAATCTTGTTACCGGTTTTATAGAAGATAGTCTAGATCCATTAGTTGAATTAGATAATCGATCAGATACGATCACTATACTTGGTGGAACATATAGTCATTTCGGTAGTATTGATATAGATAATAGACAAGTCACAATAAATGATCAAACTTATGACTTTACAGATAATTTCACAACATATAATTTCAATCAACAAATAGGTTTTTACAATTTTAAACGAGCATTTGGGACAGAAGACATGACGATGTATGGTGTTTTTAAAGTTGATGAATATGTTGCTATGTTTGAATTAGAACCTTATATGGCTACATTTTTAACAGCTGAAAAAATAGAAAATGAATATGTCTTTATGGGAGAAGAAAATACAATCTATGTGAGTTCAACGCTCAATCCAGATGAAATTTTATTTTATAACTATTTAAGAGAAGCGGGTTATTCTGAAGATCATATAGATACAATAAAAGAAGTCGTTGTTAATCATGAATCAGGTATTTTTAGTTTGAATTTTCTAGATCAAAATTCTATTTTATCTTTCGTACCTGTGTTTAGTGATTTAACACCAGCAACTTATTACTTAGTTCAAATATACGAAGAAACTACAGTTATTAATTCTTTAACTTATCTATCCACAACATTATGGGCTTTATTTGCAGTTATTTTTGTTTTGTTTTCAATTACGATAATTGTTATATATAAGATCTTAGAAGAAAAGATACATGATATAGAAAACGCAAGATTATCTTTATATTACGCAAAACCATATATCATTAAAGTGAAGAAGTCAGGTAAAATTAGATCTTATAATAGAGCTTTTAATCAATTGCTTGGTGATACAGATACATATAGTAATATTGCTGATTTTGTAATTAAAGAATCATTTGAAGAAACATCAGTTGTTGAAAGATTACATAGACAAAAAGCATTTACAATGATTTTAGAAATTATGGATAAAGCAGTATATATTAGATTTATTGTTACTAGATCAACAGGAGGTTATATTCTTGTAGGTGATGATATCACGCATATTGAAGGTAAATTTGATGAGTTTGAAAAATTAGCATTATTTAATCCAGTAACAAATCTTCCGAATCAAAATGTTTTAATCAGTGATCTTGATAAAGTTTTCCAAGATCAAGAAATATTAGAACAATTTAATGTTATAGTTACTTTTGATATTGTAGCTTTCTCTAAGATAAGTTTAGTATTAGGTGAGGAAAGTGGGGATAGATTCCTACAATTTATAGCAGAATTAGCAAAAGAATCATTAGAGAATTATCCAGCTAAGCTATATAATTTGAGAGTTGACCAATTTGCGATACTATTTACAAACTTAGAATCTTATCAATGGATTAATACATGGGTTGATTTATTCTTAAACAAATTAGATAAACCAATTACGATGGATCGAAATTTCTTGAACGTAGATGTTAAAATAGGGATATTTAATATTGAATCTCAAAAATATGAAATCTTAACTTCAGAGATTTGTTTAGAAAATGCTAAACTAGCCTTAAACCATGCCAAAGAAAGCTCTACAAAACCTTCTTTCTTATATGATGTATCGTTATCATTAGTCGCATCTAGAGAGCAAAGAATGGAATTAGACTTAGCTAACGCGATTACAAATCAAGAATTCCAAATGGCACTTCAAGCACAATATAGTAATGTCGAAGAAAGAATCATAGGTTTTGAAGCACTAATACGTTGGACAAACCCTAAATATTCTGCTGAATCACCACTTAAGTTTATCCAAATGGCTGAACATAATAATATGATTGTTGATATTGGGCGTATTGCACTTCATGAAACATTTTTGATTGCAAAAGAATTAGAACCATATAATGTTCATATTTCAATTAATGTTTCCCCAGTACAAATGCTACAAGCAGGGTTTGTAAACGAAGTTATTTCTATTTTTGAGCAATATGACTTAAAACCTGGTAGCATAAGCTTAGAAATTACCGAAACATTTTTGATTGATTCATTTGAATTGGTTATTAATAAGTTGAATATTTTCAAGCGACATGGATTTAATATTCACTTAGATGACTTTGGGACAGGGTATTCATCTCTACAATATTTAAGAGACTTACCTATTAATACAATAAAAATTGATAAAGCGTTTATCGATGATGTTGAAACTGATGCACATAGTAGAGCAATTGTTACGATGATTTCAAACTTAGCTAAAAATATTGATCTTGATGTAATTGCTGAAGGTGTTGAAACTGAAAGACAAAACAATATCGTGTTTAAAGCAGGTTGTAATGTTATCCAAGGATATTTAATTGGTCCACCGGTTCCAAAAGAGGTAGCAATTAAGCTTATAGAAGACTATAATATAAATAAAACCAAGAAGATTCATGTTATAAAAACAAAGACAAGGGAGGCTAAACGATGA
- a CDS encoding DUF2357 domain-containing protein, with protein sequence MKKLGDLRKFHQELNSAYHDLEMELPFPDDFYQAFLGGENELYQKSITEIKTFHEDWIKTIESFFPSLNKIIRDPKSGLRYDQEIVAIEKAKKTNSDSIRHLASHTHLIKEIRGTDVIPKRILTTQAEIEYAIYENRFVKTLIDRLFDFVSRRHDLVKKNVDSFNKKHFDLKSQFKIQDSEVDMHINFIVKEDLIDEKINQTNQELLSRIRNLLKLVNGLKMTPFIVGLKGSTPVKAPIMQTSILLKNIDYKNCYTLWMFLDRYHTLDFDVDIQEQNLTFDRYYTKNVYQLALQTFATVYGNQKALEEHYQYLDIKEYRKKNPKIVTRRLEDLIESNPSVDIEDVNINEYYLEQYKKQFKKSLDEHLEDSSNFEVALRKALRETLEISNAIYKSYFDLDDAYSEESYFKVLVKDDTEAEINKLKEKARVARIIREIKEVDYNNTIRLEKRIMKEIDDLDKQFIKETKRKIQDDAKKAAIQEKIKLERENLKKNQEALSTYLSYVSETKKVMTEEHKETTTLIRETRKQLKAEEKLIIQEEKKKAKLVYEEELRKIKEQHKENQKRLNEKLAKQRSQEKIRLKKQQDKLVKQSEARLKKEKAKITDQAIKKLEKKVDQLK encoded by the coding sequence ATGAAGAAATTAGGCGATTTAAGAAAATTTCATCAAGAATTAAATTCAGCCTATCATGATTTGGAAATGGAACTTCCTTTTCCAGATGACTTCTATCAAGCCTTTTTAGGTGGAGAAAATGAACTCTATCAAAAAAGTATTACAGAAATAAAAACATTTCATGAAGATTGGATAAAAACAATCGAATCATTTTTCCCTAGTTTAAACAAAATTATTAGAGATCCTAAATCAGGATTGCGTTATGATCAAGAAATTGTAGCAATTGAAAAAGCAAAAAAGACAAATAGTGACTCAATTAGACATCTTGCATCTCATACACATTTAATCAAAGAGATTAGAGGCACCGATGTCATACCTAAAAGAATTTTAACTACACAAGCAGAAATCGAATATGCAATTTATGAAAATAGATTTGTCAAGACATTAATCGATCGTTTATTTGATTTTGTTAGTAGAAGACATGATTTAGTTAAGAAAAATGTAGATTCATTTAACAAAAAACATTTTGATTTAAAATCACAATTTAAGATTCAAGACTCAGAAGTTGATATGCATATTAATTTCATCGTTAAAGAAGATTTGATCGATGAAAAAATCAATCAGACAAATCAAGAGCTATTATCAAGAATTAGGAATCTTTTAAAACTTGTAAATGGACTTAAAATGACTCCGTTTATTGTAGGTTTAAAAGGATCAACACCTGTAAAAGCACCTATTATGCAAACTTCAATCTTATTGAAAAATATTGATTATAAAAATTGTTATACGTTATGGATGTTTTTAGATCGTTATCATACTCTAGATTTTGATGTTGATATTCAAGAACAAAATTTAACTTTTGATAGATATTATACTAAAAATGTATATCAATTAGCATTACAGACTTTCGCAACAGTTTATGGTAATCAAAAAGCATTAGAAGAACATTATCAATACTTAGATATAAAAGAGTATCGTAAAAAAAATCCTAAAATTGTTACAAGAAGGTTAGAAGACTTAATTGAATCTAACCCTTCAGTTGATATTGAAGATGTTAATATTAATGAATACTATCTTGAACAGTATAAAAAACAATTTAAAAAATCTCTAGATGAACATCTTGAAGACTCTTCAAACTTTGAAGTGGCATTAAGAAAAGCTTTAAGAGAAACTCTAGAAATATCAAATGCAATTTATAAATCATATTTTGATTTAGATGATGCATATAGCGAAGAATCATATTTTAAAGTGCTTGTTAAAGATGATACAGAAGCTGAAATTAATAAGCTTAAAGAAAAAGCAAGAGTCGCTAGAATCATTCGAGAAATTAAAGAAGTTGATTATAATAATACAATTCGACTAGAAAAACGAATCATGAAAGAAATCGATGATCTTGACAAGCAATTTATTAAAGAAACAAAACGTAAGATACAAGATGATGCTAAAAAAGCAGCAATTCAAGAAAAAATCAAGTTAGAAAGAGAAAATTTGAAGAAAAACCAAGAAGCATTATCAACTTATCTTTCTTACGTATCTGAAACTAAGAAAGTTATGACAGAAGAACATAAAGAAACAACAACTTTGATTAGAGAGACTAGAAAACAATTAAAAGCAGAAGAAAAATTAATCATCCAAGAAGAAAAGAAAAAGGCAAAATTGGTTTATGAAGAAGAGTTAAGAAAGATTAAAGAACAACATAAAGAAAACCAAAAACGACTTAATGAAAAATTAGCTAAACAAAGAAGTCAAGAAAAAATAAGATTGAAAAAACAGCAAGATAAACTAGTTAAACAATCTGAAGCAAGACTTAAAAAAGAAAAAGCTAAAATTACTGACCAAGCTATTAAGAAA
- a CDS encoding signal peptidase I: MDEKQKSTTKKVLSISLNSLFYLLIILLLIFSLANIKVKKENDIANIFGTGFLSVQSNSMFGDQEDSFEKGDMIFVKMLDEESVKELQVGDIVTYFDMTIKEFNTHRIVEINLEEEYLITQADYNYIGQNTNTQPDQPIAFDQALATYSSKISGLGNGLDYIQSPTGFALFVILPVIFILAFEGFILGRNILQLNRAKMEEKYAHEKEDQKALLESEKEKIRQEILAELKNDKGTDKKSK, translated from the coding sequence ATGGACGAGAAACAAAAATCAACGACGAAAAAAGTATTATCAATATCACTAAATTCACTGTTTTATTTACTTATTATTTTATTACTTATATTTTCATTAGCTAACATTAAAGTTAAAAAAGAAAACGATATTGCAAATATCTTTGGTACAGGATTCTTATCAGTACAATCAAACTCAATGTTTGGTGATCAAGAAGATTCGTTTGAAAAAGGCGATATGATCTTCGTGAAGATGCTTGATGAGGAATCAGTTAAAGAATTACAAGTGGGAGATATTGTAACTTATTTTGATATGACAATCAAAGAGTTCAATACCCATAGAATTGTCGAAATAAATTTAGAAGAAGAATACTTGATAACTCAAGCTGATTACAATTATATCGGACAAAATACAAACACGCAACCTGATCAACCAATAGCATTTGATCAAGCATTAGCGACTTACAGTTCTAAAATATCTGGATTAGGTAATGGTTTAGATTATATTCAATCACCTACAGGATTCGCATTATTTGTGATCTTACCAGTCATATTTATTTTAGCTTTTGAAGGATTCATATTAGGAAGAAATATTCTTCAGCTTAATCGTGCAAAAATGGAAGAAAAATATGCACACGAAAAAGAAGATCAAAAAGCACTTTTAGAATCAGAAAAAGAAAAAATACGTCAAGAAATATTAGCTGAGTTAAAAAACGATAAAGGCACAGACAAAAAATCTAAATAA